A window of Zingiber officinale cultivar Zhangliang chromosome 5A, Zo_v1.1, whole genome shotgun sequence contains these coding sequences:
- the LOC121982263 gene encoding probable mannitol dehydrogenase, producing the protein MENGNIAAASPDEGHRRPAFGWAARDASGVLSPFTFSRRKNGENDVTIKILYCGICHSDLHSVKNGWQNSVYPIVPGHEIVGVVTEVGGKVGRFKLGDHAGVGCMVNSCRSCHECARHQENYCPGMIVTCNATDADGTVTYGGYSDSIVVEEHFAVKFPAGMPLDRSAPLLCAGITVYSPMKRFGLDVPGKHIGVVGLGGLGHVAVKFGKAFGAKVTVISTSPSKRQEAVERLGADAFLVSKDPDEMKAAWGTMDGIINTVSAAHDVTPWLFLLKTSGQMIMVGAPLKPLEIYAFPLLLGGKSIVGSIIGGMKETQEMIDFAAEHNVTADIELISMDYVNKAMERLAKTDVRYRFVLDIGNTLSAA; encoded by the exons ATGGAGAACGGGAACATCGCCGCCGCATCACCAGATGAGGGCCACCGCCGCCCGGCGTTCGGATGGGCCGCCAGAGACGCCTCCGGCGTCCTCTCACCCTTCACCTTCTCCCGGAG GAAAAATGGGGAGAACGATGTGACCATCAAGATCTTGTACTGCGGCATCTGCCACTCCGACCTCCACTCCGTCAAGAACGGGTGGCAAAACTCCGTCTACCCGATCGTGCCTGG TCACGAGATCGTCGGCGTTGTCACCGAGGTGGGCGGCAAGGTGGGCAGGTTCAAGTTGGGCGACCACGCCGGCGTCGGCTGCATGGTCAACTCCTGCCGCAGCTGCCACGAGTGCGCGCGGCACCAGGAGAACTACTGCCCCGGCATGATCGTGACCTGCAACGCCACCGACGCCGACGGCACCGTCACCTACGGCGGCTACTCCGACTCCATCGTGGTGGAGGAGCACTTCGCGGTGAAGTTCCCGGCGGGCATGCCGCTCGACCGCAGCGCTCCTCTGCTCTGCGCCGGCATCACGGTCTACAGCCCCATGAAGCGCTTCGGGTTAGATGTCCCCGGGAAGCACATCGGAGTGGTGGGCCTCGGCGGGCTCGGCCACGTCGCCGTCAAGTTCGGGAAGGCCTTCGGCGCGAAGGTGACGGTGATCAGCACGTCGCCGAGCAAAAGGCAGGAGGCCGTCGAGCGACTGGGCGCCGACGCTTTCCTGGTCAGCAAAGACCCCGATGAGATGAAGGCCGCTTGGGGGACCATGGACGGCATAATCAACACTGTCTCAGCAGCTCATGATGTAACTCCATGGCTGTTTCTTCTGAAAACTTCTGGACAAATGATCATGGTTGGTGCACCATTGAAGCCATTAGAGATCTATGCTTTCCCCTTACTTCTAG GTGGGAAATCTATCGTAGGGAGTATAATTGGTGGGATGAAGGAGACTCAGGAGATGATAGATTTTGCAGCAGAGCACAATGTGACTGCGGATATCGAGCTTATCAGCATGGATTATGTGAACAAAGCCATGGAGAGGCTCGCAAAGACTGATGTCCGCTATCGATTTGTTCTCGATATCGGGAACACTTTGAGTGCTGCTTAA
- the LOC121982264 gene encoding probable mannitol dehydrogenase: MANGNIAAASPEEVLRSPAFGWAARDTSGVLSPFTFSRRKNGENDVTIKILYCGICHSDLHSVKNEWQNSVYPIVPGHEIVGVVTEVGGKVDRFKVGDHAGVGCMVNSCRSCHECAGHHENHCPGMILTYNSTDADGTVTYGGYSDSVVVEEHFAVRFPAGMPLDRGAPLLCAGITVYSPMKRFGFDVPGKHIGVVGLGGLGHVAVKFGKAFGAKVTVISTSPSKKQEAVERLGADAFLVSKDPDEMKAAWGTMDGIINTVSAAHEVTPLLSLLKTFGQMAMVGAPEKPLEIYAFPLLLGGKSIVGSIIGGMKETQEMIDFAAEHNVTADIELISMDYVNKAMERVAKADVRYRFVIDIGNTLSAT; this comes from the exons ATGGCGAACGGGAACATCGCCGCCGCATCGCCGGAGGAGGTCCTCCGCAGCCCTGCTTTCGGATGGGCCGCCAGAGACACCTCAGGCGTCCTCTCGCCTTTCACATTCTCCCGGAG GAAAAATGGGGAGAACGATGTGACCATCAAGATCTTGTACTGCGGCATCTGCCACTCCGACCTCCACTCCGTCAAGAACGAGTGGCAAAACTCCGTCTACCCGATCGTGCCTGG TCACGAGATCGTCGGCGTTGTCACCGAGGTGGGCGGCAAGGTGGACAGGTTCAAGGTGGGCGACCACGCCGGGGTGGGCTGCATGGTCAACTCCTGCCGCAGCTGCCACGAGTGCGCGGGGCACCACGAGAACCACTGCCCCGGCATGATCTTGACCTACAACTCCACCGACGCCGACGGCACCGTCACCTACGGCGGCTACTCCGACTCCGTCGTGGTGGAGGAGCACTTCGCGGTGCGGTTCCCAGCGGGCATGCCGCTCGACCGCGGCGCGCCGCTGCTCTGCGCCGGCATCACGGTCTACAGCCCCATGAAGCGCTTCGGGTTCGACGTCCCCGGGAAGCACATCGGAGTGGTGGGCCTCGGCGGTCTCGGCCACGTCGCCGTCAAGTTCGGGAAGGCCTTCGGCGCCAAGGTGACGGTGATCAGCACGTCGCCGAGCAAAAAGCAGGAGGCCGTCGAGCGACTGGGCGCCGACGCTTTCCTGGTCAGCAAAGACCCCGATGAGATGAAGGCCGCTTGGGGAACCATGGACGGCATAATCAACACTGTCTCAGCAGCTCATGAAGTGACTCCATTGCTGTCTCTTCTCAAAACTTTTGGACAAATGGCCATGGTCGGTGCACCAGAGAAGCCATTAGAGATCTATGCTTTCCCCTTACTTCTAG GTGGGAAATCTATCGTAGGGAGTATAATTGGTGGGATGAAGGAGACTCAGGAGATGATAGATTTTGCAGCAGAGCACAATGTGACTGCGGATATCGAGCTTATCAGCATGGATTATGTGAACAAAGCCATGGAGAGGGTCGCAAAGGCTGATGTCCGCTATCGATTTGTTATCGATATCGGGAACACTTTGAGTGCTACTTGA